The Amycolatopsis sp. DG1A-15b genome contains the following window.
CCCCGCCCGCGGCGTCGGACACTCCGTCGCCGTCGCCCCGCCCGTCGGCCCCGCCACCGCCTCCCGACGAGGCCGACACCGCGGCGGTGGCGGTGCTGGCCCGCGCGATCGTCGACGCGATCGCCCGCCACGACTCGGCGGCGTTCGGGAAGCTCACCTGCCGCCCGCAGACCGCCGACGCACTCGCCGGCCTCCAGCGAACCTGGGACGCGGCCGGCCCGGTCACGGCGAAGCTGGCCGCACCCCCGGAGCTGCGCGGCGAGTCCGCGACGGCGAAGGTGCACGTCGAAGCGGCGGGCGGCACCAAGGACACGCCCTTCCCGCTGCACAAGGAGAACGGCCGCTGGTGCGTGCCGGGCTGAGCCCGGGGCGCGAGCATGCGCCGGCCGAGCTCAGCCAGCCGCTCCAGCGCGTGGACGGCGTCCAGCCTGACCCCGGCCGGCGCCAGTAGACCGCCGAGCGCCTGCAGCAGGGTGGCGCGGACACGGCCTTCCGGCGCGGCTCTACCTCAGCCCTTGCCCTTGCTCGGCCGCCGCGAGACCCGCGGGGACACGGTGCCGTCCGCCAGCCGGCGGGCCGTGAGCAGGAACGCCGTGTGCGCCACCATGCGGTGGTCCGGGCGGACCGCCAGGCCCACCACGTGCCACGAGCGCATCAGCGTCTCCCACGACTCGGGCTCGGTCCAGCACTGCTGCTCGCGCAGTGACTCCGTGACGCGCGAAAGCTGCGTCACCGTCGCGACGTAGACCGTCAGCACCCCGCCCGGCACGAGGTGGGCGGCCACGTTGGGCAGCTGGTCCCACGGCGCCAGCATGTCCAGCACGACGCGGTCGACCTCGCCCTCGTGCGAGGCCAGGTCGGCCACCGTGAGCGACCAGTTGGCCGGCTTCTCGCCGAAGAACTTCACCACGTTCCGCTCGGCGTGTTCGGCGTGGTCGTCGCGGATCTCGTAGGAGTGCACCTGCCCGGCCGGGCCGACCGCGCGCAGCAGCGAACACGTCAGCGCGCCGGAACCGGCGCCCGCCTCCAGCACGCGCGCGCCGGGGAAGATGTCGCCCCACATCACGATCTGCGCCGCGTCCTTCGGGTAGATCACCTGCGCGCCGCGGGGCATCGAAAGGACGTAGTCCGGCAGCAGGGGGCGCAGCGCGAGGTACGTCGACCCGCCCGCGGACGTGACCACCGACCCTTCGGGACGGCCGATGAGGTCGTCGTGGGCCAGGGCGCCGCGGTGGGTGTGGTACTCACCACCGGCGGCCAGCGTCAGGGTGTAGTGCCGCCCCTTCGAGTCGGTCAACTGCACCCGATCACCCGCGCTAAACGGTCCGCTGACCGACAACACTTCCTCCTGCGCCTGTAACCCGTTTGGCCGACACCAGATCTTCGCAGGCCGCGCGGGCGCCGGGCTCAGCGGGTACGGCGGTTCAGCGCGGCCCGCAGGTCGTCCCGGCGCAGCACGCCCGCCGGGCGGCCCTCGTCGTCGACCACGAGGAACTGCCACGCCGCGGTTTCGCGGACCCGCTCGACGACGTCCTCCCCCGGCTCCGACGCCAGCAGCACGGTCTCGGCCCGGATCGGTTCGGCGGCGAACTCGGCCGGGGCGTGCGGCGAGGAGCTCGCGAGCCGCTCCGCCGCGCCCACGTCCAGGAGCCCGGCCGCCACGCCGTCGGCGCGGACCAGGACCACGCCCCGGCCGGCCGACGCGGCCAGCGCGTCCGATACCGGGCTTTCGGCGGGCAGCTGCAGCACCGGCCGGACCAGCTCGCCGAGGACCAGGCCTTCGGGCCACGTGCGGCGGGCTTCGGCGGCCAGCTCCGAGCGCGCGCCGAGGATCACGAACCACGCCGTGACGACGCAGACGCCCAGCCGCAGCCAGCGGTCCGGGCTCGCGGTCGCCAGGCCCCACAAGGCCCAGACCAGCAACCCGGCGGCCACGACCGCGCCGCCGGCGACCGCCGCGCGCGTGCCCTTGGCACGGATGCCGGTGGCCGCCCAGACCCCGGCGCGGACCAGCCGGCCGCCGTCCAGGGGCAGCCCGGGCAGCAGGTTGAACACGCCGACGGCGAGGTTCGCCACCGCGCACTCGGCCACCAGGAGCCAGACCGCGCCGTCCGGCGGCACGGCGAACATCAGCAGCCCGCAGAAGCCGCCGAGCAGCAGGGACACGGCGGGACCGGCCGCGGCGACCAGGCCTTCGTCGCTCGGGCGCTTCGGGGTGCGGGCCACTTCGGACAGTCCGCCGAGGAGGAACAGCCGCAGCCGCCGCACGGGGATCCCCAGCCGCAGCGCGACCAGGCAGTGCCCGAGCTCGTGCGCGAGCACGGACAGGCCCAGCAGCAGCGCGAACGCGCCGGCCAGCAGCCACGACGTCGTCGCCGAGGCGTCCGGGAGCAGCCGCCCGACCAGCGGCGCGTAGAGCACGACGACGATCAGCGAGCCGACCCACCAGGACGGCGCGAGCAGCACCGGCACCCCGGCGACCCGGAACAGCACGAGGCCGCCGTCCGAGCGGACGGCCTGCCGGGTGCCCCCGGTGCCCTGCTCACTGGTCGCGGCCATGCGGAGAGCCTAGAGCCCCGGGTGTGGGTCCCGGGTGATCCGGCCCCCACCGGTGTCGCCCCGGACGACACGCGTACCCCGGCGGCCGACACGGCGGCCGGTCGTGTCGTCCATCCCGGTACGCGTGTCGTCCGTGCAGGTACGCGTGTCGTCCGTTCCGGGTGGGGGCGGCGGGCGTTGCGGTCGCCGGAACTGTCGGACCCCGGCGTTACGCTCTGCCCATGCCCGACGCCGACACCGTGACCACCGACACCCCAGCCGCCGTCGCCACCGAGGTGCGGCGGCGGCCCGCGTTGTCGCCGTCACGGGCCAGCGACTTCAAGCAGTGCCCGCTGCTCTACCGGTTCCGCGCGGTCGACCGGCTGCCGGAAGTCCCGACGAAGGCCCAGCTGCGCGGCACGCTCGTCCACTCCGTCCTGGAGCGGCTCTTCGCCCTGCCGGCCGCCGAGCGCGTCCCGCCGCGGGCCCGCGAGCTGCTCGGTCCGGCGTGGAGCGAGCTGTCCGCGGACCGTCCGGAGTGGACCGAACTGTTCGACGGCGGAAAGCCCGACGACCACGCGGACTGGCTCCGGTCGGCGGAAAAGCTGCTGGACGCCTACTTCGAACTGGAAGACCCGCGGCGGCTGGAACCCGAGGCCTGCGAGCTGCACGTCGAGATCGAGCTCGGCTCCGGCGTGCTGCTGCGCGGCTACATCGACCGGCTCGACGTCGCGCCGACCGGTGAGATCCGGGTCGTCGACTACAAGACCGGTGCCGCGCCGCGCGAGATCGGCGAGGCCAAGGCGATGTTCCAGATGAAGTTCTACGCCGTGGTCCTGTGGCGGCTGCGCGGGATCGTCCCGCGCCAGCTCAAGCTCATGTACCTCACCGACGGCCAGTCGCTCGCCTACACCCCCGACGAAGCCGAGCTGCTGCGCTTCGAACGCACGCTGGAAGCCATCTGGCAGGCCATCCTCAAGGCGGGCAAGACCGGCGACTTCCGGGCGAACAAGAGCAAGCTGTGCAACTGGTGCGACCACCAGGCGCACTGCCCCGAGTACGGCGGCACCCCACCCGAATACCCCGGCTGGCCGGAACCCGACGCGGGCGACGAGACGCCGCTGGACCGGGCCGACTGATGGCCGACGCCTTCTACGTCCCGCTCGGCGACGGCCGGTTCTCCGCGACCGGGCACACGGCCGGGCCGTGGACCCCGGACGCCCAGCACTTCGGCCCGCCGTCGGCGTTGCTCGTCCGGGCCCTCGAAACCGTCGAAACCACCCATCCGGCCGAACTCGCCCGCGTGACCGTCGAGATCCTCGGCCCGGCACCGGTCGCCGAGCTCACCGTGCGGGCCCGGATCGAGCGGCCCGGCCGGTCGGTCGAACTGCTGCAGGCCGAGCTGGCGATCGCCGAGCGCGTCGTCGCCCGGGCGTCGGCGTGGCGCATCGCGACGTCCGACACGGCGGAAATCGGCACCGACGCCGGCCCGCTCCTGCCCGGGGCCGGCAGTGTCGAGGAGTCGCCCTGGCCGGAGGGCTGGCAGGCCGGCTACCTGGACGCGGTCGAGTGGCGCGCGGTGCGCGGCGGCATGGACGTGCCCGGCCCGGCCGCCGTGTGGGCCCGCCAGCGCGTCCCGCTGGTCGACGGCGAGGAACCGAGCGGCCTGCAGCGGCTGTTCGCCGTGGCCGACTCCGGCAACGGCGTGTCCAACTACCTCGACCCGCGGAAGTGGTGGTTCATCAACTCGGAACTCACGGTGCACCTGCGGCGGACGCCGGCCGGCGAGTGGATCGGCCTCGACGCGGTCACGCTGGTCGGCCGGCACGGCATCGGCACGGCGACCAGCATCCTGCACGACGGCGACGGCCCGGTGGCCACCGGCGCGCAGGCCCTGATGGTCCGGCCGCGACAGGCCGGGGGCGGATAGCCACCCACAACGGGCCCGCATCCAATAACCTTCGCGGAACGACCGACTTGAGGAGCGCTCCGGCATGCAGATCACCTCGGTGGTCAACCAGAAAGGCGGGGTCGGCAAGACCTCACTGAGCGTCGGCACCGCGGCCGCACTGGCCGAGAAGGGCCGCCGGGTGCTTCTGGTCGACCTCGACCCGCAGGGCCACGCGACGACCGAGATGCTCGGGCTCTCCGAAGTCCCCTCGGACCGGCCGAGCCTGGCGAAGGCGCTGGCCAAGACGTGGAAGGGCCCGATCGAGGAGCTCGTGGTCCCGCACCCGCGCAGCAACCTCGGCCGCGGCGGCGCGCTCGACGTCGTGCCGACGTCACCGGGGATGTTCGACCTGATCCGTCGGCTCGACTCGTTCCGCGTCCCCGGCTGGCAGCTCGCGCGGGTCATCCAGTTCGCCAACTACGACCACTGCGTCATCGACTGCCCGCCCGCGCTG
Protein-coding sequences here:
- a CDS encoding tRNA (adenine-N1)-methyltransferase produces the protein MSVSGPFSAGDRVQLTDSKGRHYTLTLAAGGEYHTHRGALAHDDLIGRPEGSVVTSAGGSTYLALRPLLPDYVLSMPRGAQVIYPKDAAQIVMWGDIFPGARVLEAGAGSGALTCSLLRAVGPAGQVHSYEIRDDHAEHAERNVVKFFGEKPANWSLTVADLASHEGEVDRVVLDMLAPWDQLPNVAAHLVPGGVLTVYVATVTQLSRVTESLREQQCWTEPESWETLMRSWHVVGLAVRPDHRMVAHTAFLLTARRLADGTVSPRVSRRPSKGKG
- a CDS encoding M50 family metallopeptidase — translated: MAATSEQGTGGTRQAVRSDGGLVLFRVAGVPVLLAPSWWVGSLIVVVLYAPLVGRLLPDASATTSWLLAGAFALLLGLSVLAHELGHCLVALRLGIPVRRLRLFLLGGLSEVARTPKRPSDEGLVAAAGPAVSLLLGGFCGLLMFAVPPDGAVWLLVAECAVANLAVGVFNLLPGLPLDGGRLVRAGVWAATGIRAKGTRAAVAGGAVVAAGLLVWALWGLATASPDRWLRLGVCVVTAWFVILGARSELAAEARRTWPEGLVLGELVRPVLQLPAESPVSDALAASAGRGVVLVRADGVAAGLLDVGAAERLASSSPHAPAEFAAEPIRAETVLLASEPGEDVVERVRETAAWQFLVVDDEGRPAGVLRRDDLRAALNRRTR
- a CDS encoding RecB family exonuclease, which encodes MPDADTVTTDTPAAVATEVRRRPALSPSRASDFKQCPLLYRFRAVDRLPEVPTKAQLRGTLVHSVLERLFALPAAERVPPRARELLGPAWSELSADRPEWTELFDGGKPDDHADWLRSAEKLLDAYFELEDPRRLEPEACELHVEIELGSGVLLRGYIDRLDVAPTGEIRVVDYKTGAAPREIGEAKAMFQMKFYAVVLWRLRGIVPRQLKLMYLTDGQSLAYTPDEAELLRFERTLEAIWQAILKAGKTGDFRANKSKLCNWCDHQAHCPEYGGTPPEYPGWPEPDAGDETPLDRAD
- a CDS encoding thioesterase family protein, translated to MADAFYVPLGDGRFSATGHTAGPWTPDAQHFGPPSALLVRALETVETTHPAELARVTVEILGPAPVAELTVRARIERPGRSVELLQAELAIAERVVARASAWRIATSDTAEIGTDAGPLLPGAGSVEESPWPEGWQAGYLDAVEWRAVRGGMDVPGPAAVWARQRVPLVDGEEPSGLQRLFAVADSGNGVSNYLDPRKWWFINSELTVHLRRTPAGEWIGLDAVTLVGRHGIGTATSILHDGDGPVATGAQALMVRPRQAGGG